One stretch of Chryseobacterium fluminis DNA includes these proteins:
- a CDS encoding glycoside hydrolase family 20 protein yields the protein MIRLFLLFFSMVSTAAFAQKILNLIPYPQKVQMNDGNYMIFGTLILNDNLPKEETEYFKKKMGSDLKFQNSGKSGARLVYTQLPKAGASDHLKEFYSLKITSEQILVQSYTKQGYFLALQTLIQLVRQYKDSGKIPAVTIEDQPEFAWRGMHLDVCRHFFTVEEVKKYIDYLAMYKLNTFHWHLTDDQGWRIEIKKYPKLIQAGAKRKESMTGAYVDNTFDGKPYGPYFYTQDQIRDVVKYAAGRHITVVPEIEMPGHALAALAAYPDLACTAGPFEPATKWGVFDDVFCPKEETFRFLQDVLDEVIGLFPSQYIHIGGDECPKTRWKECAHCQELIKKNNLKDEHGLQSYFIHRIEKYVNSKGRKIIGWDEILEGGLAPNAAVMSWTGIKGGIEAAKSGHFAVMTPGAYCYFDHYQGDPQTEPNAFGGFTPLDKVYSYHPIPEELNKDQSKYIMGVQANLWTEYILDFKQVEYMIFPRLMALSEVAWGTADPTHYKKFEGRVISHFKILDEMGINYAKSIYNVTGKVMSLNNGISYELSTSQNPTGIRYTLDGTVPTANSKRYQKVIPVSKSTTVKSAYFEGDELKSAISSQEFTISKTTGKKIILEHQPSENYSFGGAFTLVDGIIGNGKQLGKTWLGFQGKDVVATIDLGQTTQFNEIYFNTLENKGSWIHLAKSAHIFVSDDHKNFKLVKEIGTEEIKKAEGKIKLHVGNQNSKYIKVRIENAGIIPAGNPGAGSKAWLFVDEIGAN from the coding sequence ATGATACGACTCTTTTTACTGTTTTTTTCAATGGTTTCAACAGCAGCTTTTGCTCAGAAAATACTGAATTTGATTCCATATCCCCAAAAAGTTCAGATGAATGATGGAAATTATATGATTTTCGGCACCCTCATACTCAATGATAATTTACCTAAAGAAGAAACGGAATATTTTAAAAAGAAGATGGGTTCTGATCTTAAATTTCAGAATTCCGGGAAATCCGGCGCCCGGTTGGTATACACCCAGCTTCCCAAGGCTGGTGCTTCTGATCATCTTAAAGAGTTTTATTCTCTGAAAATTACATCTGAACAGATTTTAGTACAGTCTTATACGAAGCAGGGTTATTTTTTAGCTCTTCAGACACTGATCCAGTTGGTCCGCCAATATAAAGACAGCGGGAAAATTCCTGCAGTGACCATCGAAGACCAGCCCGAATTTGCCTGGCGGGGAATGCATCTGGATGTCTGCCGTCACTTCTTTACCGTGGAAGAAGTAAAAAAGTATATCGATTATTTAGCAATGTATAAACTGAATACTTTTCATTGGCATTTAACAGACGATCAGGGCTGGAGAATTGAAATTAAAAAATATCCTAAGCTTATCCAGGCAGGTGCGAAACGTAAAGAATCAATGACCGGAGCCTACGTGGACAATACTTTTGACGGAAAGCCGTATGGCCCTTATTTTTATACGCAGGATCAGATCAGAGACGTCGTAAAATACGCTGCGGGAAGACATATCACCGTGGTTCCGGAAATAGAAATGCCGGGGCATGCGCTGGCCGCATTAGCAGCTTATCCTGATCTTGCCTGCACCGCAGGTCCTTTTGAGCCTGCAACGAAATGGGGCGTTTTTGATGATGTTTTTTGTCCGAAAGAAGAGACGTTCAGATTTTTGCAAGATGTTCTGGATGAGGTTATTGGTTTGTTTCCTTCTCAATATATTCATATCGGGGGAGATGAGTGTCCGAAAACACGATGGAAAGAATGTGCTCATTGTCAGGAACTGATTAAAAAAAATAATTTAAAGGACGAACACGGATTGCAAAGCTATTTCATTCATCGAATTGAAAAATATGTAAACAGCAAAGGAAGAAAGATAATAGGCTGGGACGAAATTTTAGAGGGCGGCTTAGCGCCTAATGCTGCTGTCATGAGCTGGACGGGAATTAAAGGCGGCATAGAGGCTGCCAAATCAGGTCATTTTGCCGTAATGACGCCGGGGGCTTACTGTTATTTTGACCACTATCAGGGAGATCCTCAGACTGAACCCAATGCTTTCGGCGGATTTACCCCTTTGGATAAAGTATATTCTTATCATCCCATTCCTGAAGAATTAAATAAGGATCAATCAAAATATATTATGGGTGTTCAGGCAAATTTATGGACAGAATACATTCTGGATTTTAAACAGGTCGAGTATATGATTTTTCCAAGATTAATGGCCCTTTCCGAAGTAGCCTGGGGAACCGCAGATCCTACTCATTATAAAAAATTTGAAGGCCGTGTGATCAGCCACTTCAAAATATTGGATGAAATGGGGATAAATTATGCAAAAAGTATTTACAATGTGACCGGAAAGGTAATGTCACTAAATAACGGGATTTCTTATGAATTATCTACCTCGCAGAATCCAACGGGAATCCGTTATACCTTAGACGGAACCGTTCCCACAGCAAATTCCAAAAGGTACCAGAAAGTAATTCCGGTTTCAAAATCTACAACGGTAAAATCAGCCTATTTTGAGGGAGATGAACTAAAAAGTGCTATCTCTTCTCAGGAATTTACGATTTCAAAAACTACAGGAAAAAAAATTATATTAGAACATCAGCCGAGTGAGAATTATTCTTTCGGGGGAGCATTTACATTAGTTGACGGAATTATAGGAAATGGAAAACAATTGGGAAAGACATGGCTGGGGTTTCAGGGTAAAGATGTGGTAGCGACAATCGATTTAGGACAGACAACCCAGTTTAATGAGATCTATTTTAATACGCTGGAAAATAAAGGGAGCTGGATTCATTTGGCAAAATCTGCACATATTTTTGTTTCCGACGACCACAAAAATTTTAAATTGGTCAAAGAAATCGGAACAGAGGAAATAAAAAAAGCAGAAGGAAAAATTAAGCTCCATGTAGGAAATCAAAATTCAAAGTATATAAAAGTCAGGATCGAAAATGCAGGCATTATCCCGGCAGGAAATCCGGGGGCCGGCTCGAAAGCGTGGCTTTTTGTGGATGAAATCGGAGCAAATTAA
- a CDS encoding CoA transferase subunit B — protein sequence MLTKEQIAQRISREVKDGYYVNLGIGIPTLVANYVPDNLSVEFQSENGVLGMGPFPFEGEEDADIINAGKQTITLLQGGSFFDSAFSFGMIRSQKVDLTILGAMEVSENGDIANWKIPGKMVKGMGGAMDLVASAENIIVAMMHVNKAGESKILKKCSLPLTGVNCVKRVVTELAVLEVTPKGFRLMERAPGVSVEHIIQSTEADLIIEGEIPEMQF from the coding sequence ATGCTAACTAAAGAACAAATTGCACAGAGAATTTCCAGAGAAGTTAAAGACGGATATTATGTAAATTTAGGAATCGGAATTCCCACATTGGTGGCAAACTACGTTCCGGACAATCTTTCAGTGGAATTTCAGAGTGAAAACGGAGTCTTGGGGATGGGGCCGTTTCCTTTTGAAGGAGAGGAAGATGCGGATATCATCAATGCAGGAAAACAGACCATTACCTTATTGCAGGGAGGTTCATTCTTTGATTCTGCTTTTAGTTTCGGAATGATCAGAAGTCAGAAAGTGGATCTGACGATTCTGGGGGCTATGGAAGTTTCGGAAAACGGAGATATTGCCAACTGGAAGATTCCCGGTAAAATGGTAAAAGGAATGGGAGGTGCCATGGATCTGGTAGCTTCTGCAGAAAATATCATTGTTGCAATGATGCATGTCAACAAGGCGGGGGAAAGCAAAATTCTTAAAAAATGCTCACTTCCTTTAACGGGAGTGAATTGTGTGAAAAGGGTCGTTACCGAACTTGCGGTTTTAGAGGTTACTCCCAAAGGTTTCAGACTCATGGAAAGAGCCCCTGGAGTTTCAGTGGAACATATCATACAGTCTACGGAAGCAGACCTGATCATTGAAGGTGAAATTCCTGAAATGCAGTTTTAA